A region of the Candidatus Uhrbacteria bacterium genome:
TCCGGATGATCGGGCGAGGCTTCCGTTGCAATACCGATTTGCAGCTGCGTTTCATTTTCTTGCGACTCAACTAAACGGAACTCCGCTTTGCGGATTTCTTTTTTGGGAGTCTCGGCCGGTGCTGGAGCCGGTGTCCATCGTTCAAAGGCATTCATCGCTACTTATGATACTCCTTTTTTCGGATGATCGTCTCGGCACGATACAGTTGCTCTAATAATACGATGCGTGCGAGCTGGTGGGGGAGCGTTTGTTTGCCGAGCGAGATGACGGCTTCTGCTTGCGAGCGAAGCGCGGGATCAAGCCCCCAAGATCCACCGATTAAAAAGACGAGTGGACGACCGGACTCGGACCAGGTCTCGAGTTTGCGTGCGAATGAGGGTGAATCAAGATTGGTTCCAGTTTCATCGAGGGCAATAACGAATGAACCCTTAGGTTGTCCTTTGGCGAGTGACTCGGCTTCTCGAGCCCGGGTTTTATTGGTGTCGGGTTTAGCCGAGCCTTGGTGGCCTTCCGCGACCTCGGTCAATTCCACCTTGGTAAAAGGCTTAAGACGCTCGAGATACATGGAAATAGCCTCGGATTGCCAGTCTTCCGTAGGGGAGCCGACGGCTCGAATGTGGATGCTCTTCATAAGGCTCATTTTCCTTTGAATCCGAGCCCTTGACAAGGGTTTAGGGGTTCTATAAACTAACGGCACTTCAAAACCCATGTCCCCCAGAATTACGGAAGATTACGGGGACCTCTGGAGATTTCTCATGAGCGACCTCACGCAACACGCATCACGCTTCACGCGTCATGTTTGCGGCTAAGACTCACGGAAGCCTCTCCAGGTTTCGCGAGCTTGGCCGACGACGGTCAAGCTCGCTTTCGTTCTCTCTACACTTTCGCTCGAGTCGGACAGGAACGGTATCCCATCAATGATCGGGTCCCATTCCTGTCCGTGTCGCCCCGCTTATGCGGAGGACGCGGATATGCCTTTTGCACAACCCGAGATAGGTACGTATAACGATTCAAACGTGATACGTGCAAGGCATAGAAACAACATTTGCAATCGAGCATAACGTAATTGAAGTAGTTGCAAGACCATTCCAGAGACCGACTTGTTCGGACGCCTGGATGGTTGAAGCACATAAGGGCATACGGTGGATGACTTGGCAGTGAGAGCCGACGAAAGACGTTGGAGCCTGCGATAAGCTTCGGGGAGGTGGCAACCGACCTTTGATCCGGAGATCTCTGAATGGGGAAACCCCTTCGCGTGAAGCGCGATGATCTGACCACTGAATACATAGGTGGCAGAAGGGCACCTAGGGAAGTGAAACATCTCAGTACCTAGAGGAAAAGAAACTAAATAAAGGATTCCCTTAGTAGTGGCGAGCGAAATGGGAACAGTCCAAACTTTCATATTCAAATTCTGCACCGAGCAATACGCAAGTATTACCGCGGACAGGATGGCGGACGTGGGTCATCGATATGAGAGGGTTGCGGGACGGACATGTGCTTCCCCACGGAACACGCGGATAGTGCTGATGAATAGTTGAATCCACTGGAAAGTGGAACCAAAGACGGTGATAGTCCGGTAAACGAAATTCATACGCACATCTGGTCCAGATCCAAAGTACGACGAGGAACGAGAAACCTCGTTGGAAGCAGGCACGACGATGTGCCAAGACTAAATACTCTTCCTGACCGATAGTGAACCAGTACAGTGATGGAACGTTGAAAAGCAGCCCGGGAGGGCGATGAAATAGTATCTGAAACCGTATGCTTACAAGGAGGTGGAGCGGCGCAAGCCGTCACACCGTTCCTATTGAAGAATGAGCCGACGAGTATGCCGTACGTCGCTTGGTTAAGTCCCCGTGGGGACGAAGCCGTAGTGAAAGCGAGCCTGAATAGGGCGTTGGTGGCGTACGCATGACCCGAAACCCGGCGAGCTAGCCATGGTCAGGATGAAGCTTCGAGAAATCGAAGTGGAGGTCCGAACTCACGAGCCGTGCAACACTCGGAGATGAACTGTGGCTAGGGGTGAAATTCCAATCGAGCTGGGTGATAGCTGGTTCTCCCTGAAATAGATTTTGGTCTAGCGCTGATTAATAACGTAACGGAGGTAGAGCACTGAATGGGACCTGGGGCGCAAGCTTACAGTTTCCAACCAAACTCCGAATGCCGTTACGTGTTCCCAGCAGTCAGTCCGTGGGGGCTAAGCTCCACAGGACAAGAGGGAAACAGCCCTGACCGCAGACTAAGGTCCCTAAATTCGTACTCAGTGTAAAAGGTGGTCGGACGGCTTATACAACCAGGAGGTTGGCTTAGAAGCAGCCATCCTTTAAAGAAAGCGTAACAGCTCACTGGTCAAGCTGTCCGGCGCCGAAAACTTATCGGGGCTTAAGTACGATACCGAAGTCGCGGACTATCGATGATCTTTGGATCATCATATTGGTAAGGGAGCATTCCGATCTGCGCCGAAGCGGAAGCCGTGAGGCACCGTGGAGCGTTCGGAAGAGAGAATGTCGGCATAAGTAGCAAAAAGACAGGTGAAAATCCTGTCCACCGTAAACTCAAGGTTTCCAGGGCAACGCGAATCGTCCCTGGGTTAGTCGGTCCTAAGGCGAGGCCGAAAGGCGTAGTCGATGGACAGCAGGTTAATATTCCTGCACTTGCGTAGTGTTTCAATGGAGTGACGCATCCTTCAACTGATCGAGATTCCCGGAATGAATCTTCGGGCACTCAGGGGTGACTGGTAGGCAAATCCGCCAGTCATAAGCCTCGGGGTGAGCGCAAGCCTATCGAAGGATAGGCAAGGGTCGGGACTGGGGTGCCTAGAAAAACTTCTAGGGCTAATGTTACGGAAACCGTACCGGAAACCGACACAGGTGAGTGGGCATAAGTGTGCCAAGGTGTACGAGAGAAACCAAGTTTAGGAACTCGGCAATACAACGGCCGTAACCTAGGGATAAGGCCTGCCAGCGCAAGCTGGCCGCAGCTAAAGACGCTTTCCGACTGTTTACCAAAAACACAGCTTCCTGCTAAACCGCAAGGTGACGTATAGGAAGTGAT
Encoded here:
- a CDS encoding 23S rRNA (pseudouridine(1915)-N(3))-methyltransferase RlmH; the encoded protein is MKSIHIRAVGSPTEDWQSEAISMYLERLKPFTKVELTEVAEGHQGSAKPDTNKTRAREAESLAKGQPKGSFVIALDETGTNLDSPSFARKLETWSESGRPLVFLIGGSWGLDPALRSQAEAVISLGKQTLPHQLARIVLLEQLYRAETIIRKKEYHK